Proteins from a genomic interval of Bdellovibrio sp. GT3:
- a CDS encoding alpha/beta fold hydrolase codes for MNNSQNFPVVMLPGFLCDPRLWGEVQKSLHLEGEVHLVDFKHCKSLQDMVGQLEKMDSPRFHIVGFSMGGYIAQLFATQFPERVVSLTLVAVNVGALSEREQASRLKLAGMLANVQYKGMNEKEALRFIHSSSAQNPHVVQTIVEMSRSYTSEMYITQMHATLHRQNLSDKVAQLSFPVLIVAGKDDQVVRLPALQSLHEDVPRSKMLILENCGHYVPLEKPNELAKALNEFVNNQEA; via the coding sequence GTGAATAATAGTCAAAATTTTCCCGTAGTGATGTTGCCTGGATTCCTTTGTGATCCAAGGTTGTGGGGCGAGGTGCAAAAGAGTTTGCATCTTGAAGGCGAGGTTCACCTTGTTGACTTTAAGCACTGTAAGTCCCTGCAGGATATGGTGGGGCAACTTGAAAAAATGGACTCTCCCAGATTTCATATCGTGGGCTTTTCCATGGGCGGTTATATCGCTCAGTTATTTGCGACTCAGTTTCCAGAACGTGTGGTTTCGTTGACCTTGGTGGCGGTCAATGTGGGGGCCTTAAGCGAGCGTGAGCAGGCGTCGCGGTTGAAACTTGCTGGTATGCTGGCCAATGTTCAATATAAAGGGATGAATGAAAAAGAAGCCCTGCGCTTTATTCATTCCTCATCGGCGCAAAATCCCCACGTAGTGCAGACAATAGTGGAAATGAGTCGGTCCTATACGTCAGAAATGTACATCACTCAGATGCACGCGACTTTGCACCGTCAAAATCTGTCAGACAAGGTGGCCCAATTGTCCTTTCCCGTGCTGATTGTGGCTGGCAAGGACGATCAGGTGGTGCGATTGCCGGCTTTGCAGAGCTTGCACGAGGATGTGCCGCGCTCGAAAATGTTGATTCTTGAGAATTGTGGGCACTATGTGCCGCTGGAAAAACCAAATGAGTTGGCGAAAGCGCTAAATGAGTTTGTAAACAACCAAGAAGCTTGA
- a CDS encoding zinc-ribbon domain-containing protein: MKGGFPLALFDENLNSEWDYGRNQKLDPCCVSYGSEQIAWWICRKNPAHRWKTKILNRTSGNQGCPFCAGRQFLKSDSFAALNPRLLKEFRNDRNNPKLDPFKLAKSSDKAVWWRCSIDKNHFWMATIGSRTNRRSPSGCPFCSGRRATRDRSFGTKFPDILKTWDYEKNLLDPYDLSPFSDKICHFNCQVGHGKYSMCLKSRSLGAGCPKCVKQFSRLEVRLFCELKDIFPSTILSYKLDRYKIDIVIPEIKIALEVDGLRWHKDSEARDTRKNNYIVSHLAYEVVRIRESGLKQLSRYDLTRINSIEFSRPTIQLFHRVLRHLEKHCILTSLQRKRINKRIIEPEFKMTPNYNQIVGATRVPNSKENSSAFELKPDLKDIWHFELNEGINPFILLPNSQFEVWWKCKTKKKSHNHQMTVGAKFHAKHSCQICTGRKIVLENSLLGLSPELARQWIFNRNSIDPATISPNSHQKAWFRCCKGHETLQVIKNKYKVPSSCKYCSNKIATPENSLAAVKPGHAKFFDIKKNNCSPAEIQYGAGRKVWWICPNSNCNWDFYATPNHFTKLTKCQKCALKF, from the coding sequence ATGAAAGGTGGATTTCCCCTTGCGCTTTTTGACGAAAATTTAAATAGTGAATGGGACTACGGCCGTAATCAGAAACTTGATCCTTGTTGTGTTTCCTATGGATCAGAACAAATAGCTTGGTGGATCTGTCGCAAGAACCCAGCCCATCGATGGAAGACAAAAATCTTAAACAGAACCTCAGGGAATCAAGGTTGTCCTTTTTGTGCTGGGCGACAATTTCTTAAGTCCGACTCATTTGCAGCCCTGAATCCAAGACTCCTAAAAGAATTTAGAAATGATCGAAACAATCCTAAGTTGGATCCATTCAAGTTAGCAAAATCAAGCGACAAAGCCGTATGGTGGCGCTGTTCAATTGACAAGAATCACTTTTGGATGGCCACAATTGGGTCGCGAACGAATCGAAGATCTCCGTCAGGGTGCCCATTTTGTTCAGGGAGAAGAGCAACGCGCGACCGCTCTTTCGGCACAAAATTTCCAGATATATTGAAAACTTGGGATTATGAAAAAAACCTACTTGATCCATATGACCTCTCTCCTTTTAGCGATAAAATTTGTCATTTCAACTGCCAAGTAGGTCATGGCAAATACTCAATGTGCTTAAAATCACGTTCATTGGGTGCGGGATGTCCTAAATGCGTAAAACAATTTTCACGCCTTGAGGTGCGATTATTTTGCGAATTAAAAGATATTTTTCCATCGACAATTTTAAGCTATAAACTTGATCGGTATAAAATTGATATTGTAATTCCGGAGATAAAAATTGCGCTGGAAGTGGATGGCCTTCGCTGGCATAAAGATTCAGAAGCTCGAGATACAAGAAAGAATAACTACATAGTATCACATCTTGCCTATGAAGTTGTTCGTATTCGAGAATCGGGCCTAAAGCAATTGAGTCGTTATGATTTAACTCGCATTAATAGCATTGAGTTTTCACGTCCGACAATTCAGCTATTTCATCGGGTGCTCAGACACTTGGAAAAGCATTGCATTTTGACTTCATTGCAGCGGAAAAGAATCAATAAGAGAATTATTGAGCCTGAGTTCAAAATGACTCCCAATTATAATCAAATCGTAGGAGCAACCAGAGTTCCTAATAGCAAAGAGAACTCAAGTGCCTTTGAGTTGAAACCGGATCTTAAGGATATTTGGCATTTTGAATTGAACGAAGGTATCAATCCTTTTATTTTGCTACCCAATTCACAGTTTGAAGTTTGGTGGAAATGCAAAACAAAAAAGAAAAGTCATAACCATCAAATGACTGTCGGCGCAAAATTTCACGCGAAACATTCGTGCCAAATTTGTACAGGAAGAAAAATTGTACTTGAAAATTCATTGTTGGGATTGTCACCTGAGTTAGCACGCCAATGGATATTTAATAGAAATTCCATTGATCCTGCTACCATTAGTCCGAACTCTCATCAAAAAGCGTGGTTTAGATGCTGTAAAGGCCATGAAACACTCCAAGTAATTAAGAACAAATACAAGGTTCCTTCTTCATGCAAGTACTGCTCAAATAAGATTGCTACGCCAGAAAACTCTCTTGCAGCAGTGAAGCCCGGACACGCAAAATTTTTCGATATTAAAAAAAACAACTGTTCTCCAGCTGAAATACAGTATGGTGCGGGGAGAAAAGTCTGGTGGATTTGCCCAAACAGCAATTGCAATTGGGATTTCTATGCGACGCCAAATCACTTTACAAAACTTACGAAATGCCAAAAATGCGCGCTTAAATTTTGA
- a CDS encoding DUF4145 domain-containing protein, with protein sequence MGFSWNCPHCSRAATIGESDRSEDSHRYAYDTKLGKILLKTIIVVCPNPDCKQPMIAARLFNYHASPIGGGITVGKQLQAWQLRPDSDAKVLPPYVPDPIVEDYYEACRIRELSPKASATLARRCLQGMIRDFWKVSGKRTLFEEIEAIENQIDPLTWEAIDSVRKIGNIGAHMEKDINTIIDVDPDEAALLLQLIEHLVDDWYKARWNREENKKKLIALATEKDAEKKPVTS encoded by the coding sequence ATGGGTTTTAGCTGGAATTGCCCACATTGTTCAAGAGCTGCTACAATCGGAGAATCAGATAGATCTGAGGACTCACACAGATATGCCTACGACACTAAGCTAGGTAAGATTCTTTTGAAAACCATTATAGTCGTTTGTCCCAATCCTGATTGCAAGCAGCCGATGATTGCAGCCCGCTTATTCAATTATCATGCTTCACCAATAGGTGGAGGCATCACAGTTGGAAAGCAATTGCAGGCGTGGCAATTGCGACCAGATTCGGATGCGAAAGTTTTGCCGCCCTATGTGCCAGATCCAATCGTGGAAGATTACTATGAGGCATGTCGAATTAGAGAATTGAGCCCTAAGGCATCCGCAACCTTAGCGCGACGTTGCCTTCAAGGTATGATCCGCGACTTTTGGAAAGTCTCAGGAAAGAGAACTCTCTTTGAAGAAATCGAAGCCATTGAAAATCAGATAGATCCGTTGACGTGGGAAGCGATTGATTCGGTAAGAAAAATTGGCAACATCGGCGCGCATATGGAGAAAGATATCAATACAATCATTGATGTCGATCCTGATGAAGCCGCGCTCTTGTTGCAGTTGATCGAGCATCTTGTGGATGATTGGTATAAAGCCAGATGGAATAGAGAAGAAAATAAAAAGAAGTTGATTGCTTTAGCGACCGAGAAGGATGCGGAGAAGAAGCCAGTTACATCATAA